The Desulfofundulus salinus genome includes the window GTGATAACACAACAAGAGAAAGCTTTGAAAATACCGCAAAATTCAAAAACTAAAAAATATTAACCAGGTTCATACATGAATAAAATTTAAAAATACAGGCAGAAGGGAGGGAAGTTCCAGGGATACCATTTTGCAGTTCTCCGGCGGCCTTAATCACCAAACAATTATTTCAAGGAGGTATTATGGTGGTGTCTTTCAGGAACAGGTTTAGGGTTTTGTTAGCAGTCACGCTGGCCATTTTGCTGGTTCTGGCCGTGGCCGGGTGCGGCGGCCAGGGAGGCGGTAAAGTGCAGCGGTTGTCCATTGCCACCGGCAGTACCGGGGGAACCTACTATCCTTATGGCGGCGCCATGGCGGGAATAATTAACAAGCACGTTCAGGGCGTTGAGGCTACGGCCGAAGTTACCGGTGCCTCCGTGGAAAACGCCCGCCTGCTGGACAGCAACGAGGCACAAATTGCACTGATGATGAACGACGTTGTTTACCACGCCATCAAGGGAGAGCAGGCTTTTAACAAGCCCATCGAGTTGCGTACCCTGTTTGCCATGTACCCCCACTTTTTCCACGTAGTGACGTTGAAAGACAGCAAAGTTAATTCCATGGCCGACTTGAAGGGCAAAAAAGTTTCCGTAGGAGCGCCGGGTAGCGGCACCGAGACCATGGCCAACCAGGTGTTAAACGCCCTCGGCCTGAGTTACGACCAGTTCCAGGTATTCCGTTTGTCCTTTACCGAAAATACTGAAGCCTTGCGGGATAAGGTAATTGACGTGGGCATATGGTCGGTCGGCCCTCCCACGTCCTCCATCATGGATCTCGCCACCACGCACCAGATCAAGCTTTTGAGCTTCAGCAAGGAAGAGATGGCTAAGGTCTACGAGAAGTACCCCTACTACGGTGAGATGAAGCTGGAGGCCGGGACCTACAAAGGCGTCGACGAGGAAATAACGGCCCCGTCGGTATGGAACAGCGTGATGGTACACAAGAACATGTCCGAAGACTTGGCCTACAAGATTGTCAAAGCTATTTTTGAAAACAAAGAAGAAATCGTCCAGGTGTACTCCGGTGCCAAGTACACCACCCCCGAAAATTCCATCCAAAACGCCGTGGCGCCCCTGCACCCCGGTGCGGTGAAATACTTTAAAGAAATTGGGTTGGAAGTTCCCCAGCACCTCATTCCCCCGGAGATGAAGTAGTTTGATTAAAGCCGGTAAATGTAAGGTTTGGGTGCTCGTGCCAAGCCTCTTCTTGATTTTTGCGTTGCTGGTGCCGGTGTTGGTTCTGCTGGGTTATCATATGGCCTCGCGACCACATATGCTGCTGGTGCGTGAGGTTAATTCAGGCCGTGAGTTACGGGTGGGCTACATCAACCAGGGGGAGAAGTTTGAGATTCGTTACATGCACTCCGTCGACCGCCTGCCCGTGTACGAAGAGTTCCAATTAATCAATGGCGAACTGGTTCTCACCGGCACCAGGTTCCTTTCTTTCGGAGCGGGGTTGGGGTACGCTGGCGAGGGACTTTTGCGCGGCGAAGGCAAGTGGAACATCATCGAGGGCATGTACCGGCGAGTGGATTCCCTGCCGTTGAGAGTAGGTACCATTGCCGACCACACCTTGCTTTACCGTGGGCGGGAAATTCACCTGGGCGACCACTTTGATGGGCAGGCGCTGGTGCGTATCGAAGTAAAATAGTTTTATTTGGAAAGGAGGAGCGCACTATGAGTGATCCCGCATTGAGCCCCAGCGGGGAAAGAAGGAAAAGGGATTTTCTAACTCCCCTTGCCATCACGGCCGTATCCCTGATCCTGACCTTCTTTCACCTTTATACTGCAGGTGTATCTATGCTTACGGCCTGGATACAAAGGGACATCCACCTGGTTTTGATCCTTATTATAGTATTCCTGGCACTACCGGCACGCAGGGGCGGTGAACGGAACCGGGCCACCATTCTGGACTGGGTTCTTATTGCTTTAGCCCTGGCGTCGGGATCTTATATCGTGGTAAATTACCAGGACATCGTGCAGCGGTTGGGTGCGCCCAACACCGCCGACATTGTTTTCGGTATTATTATGATCGGTTTAATCCTGGAGGCTACCCGCCGGGCTACCGGGTGGGTGCTGGTGATCATTGCCGGCACGTTTTTGCTTTATAACTTTATCGGGCCCTATATCCCGGGATTGCTGGGCCATAAGGGCTACTCCGTAAGCCGTGTTGTCTCCCAGATGTACCTGACCACCGAGGGGATATTTGGTGTGCCCCTGGGGGTTTCGGCCAGTTATATTTTCCTGTTCATTTTCCTGACCTCCATGCTGGAAAAACTGGGCATGGGCGATTTCCTGCTCAGACTGGCCATGGCCCTGATGGGCCGCTTTGCCGGGGGACCGGCCAAAACGGCCGTGCTGGCCAGCGGCTTCATGGGCTCCATTTCGGGCAGCGCGGTGGCCAACGTGGTGGGTACCGGTACCTTTACCATACCCCTCATGAAGCGCAATGGCTACAAGCCGCACTTTGCCGGGGCGGTGGAAGCCTGTGCCTCCTCCGGCGGGCAGCTCATGCCGCCCATTATGGGTGCGGCGGCCTTCATCATCGCGGAATTCCTGGGTATTCCCTATATCAACGTGGTGGTGGCGGCGATCATACCGGCGCTATTGTATTACCTGTGCGTTCTCTTCGGCGTCCACTTTGAAGCCTGCCGGCTGGGCTTAACCGGGCTGCCCAGGGAACAGCTGCCCAATGCCTGGAAGGTGTTAAGGGAGGGCGGCCATTTCCTGATCCCCCTGGTCGTCCTGGTCTATTTCCTGGCTGTGCTCCAGTACACACCCGTTCGCTCCGGATTTTACGCCATTATCGCCATGTTCATTGTCTCCTTCTTTAATAAGGAGACCCGGATAAACTGGTCGCGCTTTAAAGAAGGAGCCGTGGCGGCTGCGCAAAATACGTGTACCGTGGCCCTGGCCTGTGCTGCGGCAGGCCTGGTGATCGGCAGTATCAATATCACGGGTGCCGGGTTGAAGATCTCCTCGTTCATTGTCGCCCTTTCCGCCGGCACCCTGTGGCTCGCGCTTTTGATGACCGCCGTGGTGGCCCTGATCATGGGCATGGGCCTGCCTACCACCGCCGCATACATCGTGACCGGCACCATGGCCGCGCCGGCGCTGATCAAGCTGGGCGTGCTGCCCCTGGCTGCCCACCTGTTCGTCTTCTACTTTGCCATTATTTCCGCTATTACTCCGCCGGTGGCCCTGGCGGCCTATGCCGCGGCGGGTATTGCCAAGGACGATCCCATGAGAATAGGTTTCACGGCCTGTAAAATTGGCCTGGCCGCCTTTATCGTGCCCTTCATGTTTGCCTACGAGCCGACCCTGATCGCAGAAGGCGACTTCTGGCACATTGCCTGGGCCGTACTAACGGCCATCATCGGGGTAATGGCCCTGGCCGGGAGTACCATTGGCTTTGTGGTGCGGGCGGCCAGCGTGCCGGAGAGAGCCATGCTGCTGGCCGGTTCCCTGATGACCCTTTATCCGGGTATATACACAGATATCATCGGCTTAATCTTGATTGCTTTGGCCCTCGGTGCCAACATTATCAAGGGGAAAAAGCTGGTCGGGAAAGTTTCGGCCCAGAGCTTTATACCGTGATTATGCACACAACCCTGGCAGGTTGCAAATAAACCGGAGGTTAAAGATAAGGTTCCCCACCAGTGGGGGCCTTAGTTTTTTTGCCGCCCTTATCTTGCGGTTGGGCGCTGGTAAATGTTACAATATACCGTAGCATAACGCCGGGGGTTGTCCCTCGTGCTCCGGTGCTCCTGGCCGGCCTCCCCCCGGTTTAAACTTCGGCGATTTATTTAACGTGAACTTGTAATCATAAACAACGAAAAATGGAGGGACTATTTATTGCGTCTGACCAGGCGTCTTGCGGCCATTGCCGCCTATGTACCACCGGGGGCAGTGGTGGCGGATATTGGGACTGATCATGCCCTGTTGCCCATCTATCTGGTGGAGAAGGGTATCTGTCCCAAAGCGGTGGCTACCGAATTGAATGCCGGGCCTTACCGCAGCGCCCGTACAGCGGTTCACCTGCAGGGCCTGGACGGTAAAATTGATGTGCGCCAGGGTGACGGCCTGCGCCCCCTTTTACCCGTGGAAGCGCAAGTGATTGTGCTGGCCGGCCTGGGGGGTAACACCATCCGGCAGATTCTGGCCGCTGCCCCGGAGGTGCTGGCCGCCGTCAGGCGGCTGATCCTGCAGCCCATGGTGGATGCGGGGGATCTGCGGTTGTGGTTGGTGGAAGAGGGCTGGCGCCTGGTTGATGAAACGCTGGTAGAAGAGGACGGCCATTTGTATGTGATTGTGGTGGCCGAACCCGGCCTGGAAAAAGTAACGGATCCTTTTACGCTGGAGATCGGCCCGCGCCTGGTAGAAAAGAAACACCCGCTCCTTCCCGCTTACCTGAACAAATTAATGGCGGAGTACCAGCGTGTTCTAAAGGCCCTGGCCCGCAGCCGTAGTCCCCGGGCTAAGGACAAGTCCCTTGAACTTTCGGCCAAGCTGGCCCGGTTGAAGGAGGTGTTAATGAAGTGTCAGTGACTGGTGCAAACATTGCCGCCATCATTGAGGAGATGGCTCCCCTGGAGCTGGCGGAACCATGGGATAACCCCGGCTGGCAGTTGGGGGATCCGGGGGCTCCGGTCCGGCGCATACTGCTCTGCCTGGACGTAAATGAGGCGGTATGCCGGGAAGCCCTGGAAAGGGATGTTCAGCTGATTGTGGCTCACCACCCCCTGTTTTTTAAAGAGCTGAAGCAAATCCGGATGGACCGGCCCGGTGGAGCACTGGTGGCCGGCCTCATCCGCGCCGGTGTTTCCGTTTATGCCGCCCACACCAATCTGGACCGCTGTCGCGGTGGAGTAAATGACGTCCTGGCCCGGCGCTTGCGGTTGCAGGATATCCAGGTACTGAGTCCCGGAAAGGAACAATACTTGAAACTGGTGGTTTTTGTGCCCCTGGATCACGTGGATGCGGTGCGCTCGGCCATCGGGGCAGCCGGGGCCGGGTGGATTGGGAATTACAGTGATTGCACCTTTGGGGTGGAGGGAACAGGTACGTTCAGGCCCCTGGAAGGGACCAATCCCTATATCGGCCGGCAGGGCCGTCTTGAGCAGGTAAGGGAGGTCCGGCTGGAAACCATCGTCCCCCAGAGGCTGGTGGAGCGGGTGGTGCGGGCCATGCTGGAGGTCCATCCCTACGAGGAGGTGGCCTACGATCTCTATCCCCTGGCCAACCAGGTCACCCCTTCCAGCGGCCTGGGCAGGATGGGCGTGCTACCGGAGTCGTTGCCCCTGGAGGACTTTGTTATTCGGGTAAAAGAAACCCTCCAGTTACCCGCGCTACGCTGGGGAGGAGAGAAAGGACGTCCGGTTAAGCGGGTGGCCCTTTGTGGCGGTTCCGGTGGTGATCTCTGGCCCAGGGCCCTGGCGCTTAACGCGGACGTCTTCGTGACGGGAGATATCGGCTATCATACCGCCCGGGATATGCTTACGGCGGGGTTGGCTTTTGTGGATGCCGGTCACTTTGGTACCGAAAGGGTAATCCTGCCGGTCCTGCAGGAATACTTACACCATGCCTGCCAGGAAAGGGGTCTGGCTGTAGAGTGCTTGCTTAGCAATGCGGAAGGGGATCCTTATTTCTTCTTATCTTAGTGACTCTTGGCGCGCCGATGGGTTGCTGCCCGGTTGCCACTTACCGGTGCTACACGTTAGCTCAGGATAACACTGTTCCTTTCTGAACCACGAGCACATTATATTTACGGCCTACTAATGTATGGCCAGAATCCGGTGACCAGATGGTTGCCGGATTTTTGTGTTTTTAAAAGCATCTTACGGATATGGCTTGTTAATCAAGCCATATCCAGCCTGACGGGAAAAATGGGTGGATTATTGAACTGTTTGCCTCACAATTATGTGTGTTATAATAGGGGAAACATGGCAACTTATAAACACCCATGAAGTTGTCAGGTATCTTTTAGAAAAATTCTTGGGAGTGGTCTGATGAATAACCAGTTAAAGTTGTGGGAAAGGTGGCAGGTAACTGAAGAGGAATGGAACGACTGGCACTGGCACCTGGAGCATCGCATTACCACCGTGGATGAGCTGACCCGGTTTATTAAACTTACTGCCGGTGAAATGAAGAACATTGCAGCCTGCCTGAAAAAATTTCGCATGGCCATAACGCCCTACTATGCCGGCTTAATGGATCCGGTCGATCATAAATGCCCCATACGGCTCCAGGCCGTACCGCAACCCGAAGAACTGCAAACGGTGCCCGGGGATATGCGCGACCCCCTTCATGAGGAAGCCGATTCACCGGTGCCCGGACTGACGCACCGTTACCCCGACCGGGTGCTCCTTTTGGTCACCGATTGTTGTTTTATGTACTGCCGGCACTGTACCCGCAGGCGGCTGACCGGCCAGCGGGACCGGCCCTTGCCCAAATCCCACCTGGACAGGGCCATTGCCTATATCCAGAACAATCCGCGCGTTCGAGACGTGGTGATTTCCGGTGGGGACCCTCTCACCTTAACGGATGAGCAACTGGAATACATTCTGCGCAAATTGCGGGCCATTCACCACGTGGAAATTATCCGCATTGGCACCCGCGTTCCCGTGGTTCTGCCCCAGCGCATAACTCCGGAACTCTGTGCCATGCTGGAAAAATATCACCCCCTGTGGATTAATACCCATTTCAATCACCCCCGCGAAATAACCCCCCAGGCAGCCAGTGCCTGTGCCCGCCTGGCCGGTGCCGGTATCCCCCTGGGTAACCAGGCGGTACTTTTACGGGGGGTAAACGACCGGCCGGACGTCATGCTCCAATTGGTGCATAAGTTGCTGCAAATCAGGGTGCGCCCCTATTACCTGTACCAGTGCGATCTCTCCGAAGGAATCGGCCATTTCCGCACGCCGGTAAGCACCGGGATAGAAATTATTGAAAGTCTGCGCGGTCATACCAGCGGGCTGGCCGTCCCCACCTTTGTCATTGACGCTCCGGGAGGAGGCGGCAAAATACCCCTGGGGCCGAACTACGTCTTATCCCAGGGGCAGGGGAAGATAGTCCTGCGCAACTTTGAGGGAAACATCCACGTCTATACGGAACCTGGCTGGGAGGAAAAGAGATACGCCGGCAAGGGCGCGGGAGTGGCCGGATTATTACAGGGAAAGGCGGTTACCTTCCAGGCAAACAAGGAGAGCAGGGTGGCCCAGGTCAAAGGGGGTACTTGACTTGGGTGACCGGATGATCAGGCATTATGGACCGGATTTTGGGGTGTCGGCCCGTTTGGACCAAACCAGCGAACGGATCTGGGTAACTGATTATGAGGCGGGGAATCCGGCGGCACTGCGCAGCTTTCTTAAAAAGCTGGCTTTAAGGCGGGGCATGGGTAAAATTATCTTTCCGGTCAAATCCGGGGATTTGCTCAAAATCCAGGGTGGCGGGTTTCATGTGGAAGGTATGATCGATGGTTATTTTCAAGGGGAGAATGCCTATTTCCTGGCAGCCTTCCTCAGGGCAGAGCGGAGAGACTCCAGGGTTTTAAACCAGGAACAAAAAGTGCTCCAGGAGATACTGGCCAGCAAAAAGGACTGGCGGGGTAGTTTGCCGCCGGGATTCACCCTGCGCCAGGCAGGAGGGGATGACATATTCCCCATGGCCAGGTTGTTCAAAAAGGTTTTCCGCAGCTACCCCACGCCGGTATATGATCCCTTTTACCTGGCCTGCTCCATGAAAAAGGGAGATCTTTTCATGGTTGTTTATCACGGTGACCGGTTGGCGAGCGTGGCGGCAGCCGAAATTCAATGGGAGCACCGCAGGGCCGAACTGACCAACTGTGCCACCGATCCCGCCTACCGGGGTATGGGTTTGAATAGCCTTTTGCTTTTGCACCTCGAAAAACAGTGCCTGGAACGCAATATTAACTGTCTTTACAGCCTGGCCCGGGCCTCGTCTTACGGAATGAACCTGGTCCTTCACCGCCTGGGTTATGTCTTCCGGGGTACGCTCATCAACAACTGCCACATTGATGGCGGGTTTGAAAACATGAATATCTGGGTTAGACCGGTGGAATAAGAATCGGATGAAAAAAGGAGGACTTAAAGTGGGAAAAAATAAGTGGCTTTCTTTGTTACTGGGTTTTGTCTTTGCGCTGGCCATCCTGGCCGGCTGCAGTTCCAGTGGTGGTACGGAACAGGAGCCTGCCTTTACCTACGCCATGTCCGGGCAGTACCGTCCTTTTAACTACTTCGACGAAAACAACCAGCTCACCGGGTTTGACGTGGAAATTGGCCGGGCCCTGGCTGAAAAGATGGGCATGAAGCCCGTGCCCATTGCTACACCCTGGGAAGGATTGATCAGCGGCTTAAAGGCGAAAAAGTACGATGCCATCCTTGGCAGTATGACCATCACGCCGGAAAGGCAAAAGCAGGTGGACTTTTCCGATCCCTATTACGTTTCCGGCCCCCAACTCTTTGTGCGCGGCGATTCCTATATTAAGGGTATCCAGGACATAAAAAGCAACACGCCCGTGGGTGTGCTGATCTCCAGTGTTTACGACCAGGAAGCCCGGAAATATACCAAAAACATCAAGAACTACACCAGTGATGTGACCGCCCTGCAGGATCTGGCCCGGGGACGGGTGGAAGCGGTAATTACCGACCGGTTTGTGGGTACAATTGCCGCCCGCGAGCAAAAGCTGGACATCAAGCCGGTGGGAGATCTGCTTTTTGTTGAAAACGTGGGCATAGCCTTTCGCAAGGGCGACCCGCTGCGGGAAAAGGTAAATCAAGCGCTGGAAGAAATCAAGGCTGACGGGACCTACCTGGCCATCAGCAAGAAATACTTCGGCACCGATATAAGTAAGTAGTGTTGTTTTTACTCCGGTGCGCTGCCCGGATAGACATCACTTGCGGGAGGACGCAAAATGGACTTCTTACACTACCTGGTAACCTCCATACCCTTTTTTATCCGGGCTGCTGCGGTTACGGTGGAACTTACCGCTACCGCCCTGGCCATGGGCATGGTTATTGGACTGGTGTTTGCCCTCATGAAAATATCCGGGCGCAGATTCTGGCGTTATATCGCCGACACGTATATTACCGTCATTCGCGGCACCCCCCTCATTGTACAGCTCTTTGCCATTTATTTTGGCCTGGCTACCATTGTGGACTTTGGCAGCTTCTGGTCGGCGGCCATCGCTCTGGCCGTGCATAACGGCGCTTACATTGCGGAGATTTTTCGCGGCGGTATTCAATCCATTGACCGGGGACAAATGGAGGCCGCCCGTTCCCTGGGCATGAGCTACGGCCTGGCCATGCGCCGCGTTATATTACCCCAGGCCTTTAAGCGGGTCGTACCTCCTTTAGGCAACCAGTTTATTATCGGTTTAAAGGATTCATCGCTGGCCGCCTTCGTAACTATGAAAGAGTTGTTTGGTGTTTCCATGCAATTGGCTTCCACCCACTTTGCGGAGCTGCAATTTTATACCATCGCCGGCCTGTATTACCTGGCCCTGGTTGTTCTCTTTACCTTCCTGGTCAACCGCCTGGAACGCCGTTTGAAAGTAGAAAGTTAAGGGGGAAGGGGAAATGAGCCTGGTCAAGGTGCGCAATCTCAATAAGTGGTTTGGTCGCCTGCATGCCCTCAAGGACGTCAACCTGGAGGTGCGGGAGGGGGAGGTGGCGGTGCTGATCGGGGCCAGCGGTTCCGGCAAAAGCACGCTGCTGCGCTGCTTGAATTTCCTGGAACGGCCCGAACAGGGCCAGGTTATATTTGACGGTAAAGTGATTGATCCCCGGCAGGATGACCTCAATCTTTTACGCCGGGAGGTAGGCATGGTCTTCCAGCATTTTAACCTTTTTCCCCATATGAGCGTGCTGGAAAATATTATCGAAGCACCGGTCATGGTGAAAAAGGTGCCCAGGGGAAAAGCCATAGAAGAAGCACTGGCCCTGTTGCACAAGGTGGGGCTGGCCGATAAGGTGGACGCCTACCCCTGTCAGCTTTCCGGCGGGCAGCAGCAGAGGGTGGCCATTGCCCGTGCCCTGGCCATGCATCCCCGGTTGATGCTTTTTGATGAGCCCACTTCAGCCCTGGATCCGGAGCTGGTGGGGGAAGTGCTGGCGGTGATGAAGCAACTGGCCCGGGAAGGCATGACCATGGTCGTGGTGACCCACGAAATGGGCTTTGCCCGGGAGGTAGCGGACCGGGTAATCTTTATGGATGAAGGGCGGATTGTGGAAGAAGGAGAACCGGCCCAGATTTTCAGCCGGCCA containing:
- a CDS encoding TAXI family TRAP transporter solute-binding subunit translates to MLAVTLAILLVLAVAGCGGQGGGKVQRLSIATGSTGGTYYPYGGAMAGIINKHVQGVEATAEVTGASVENARLLDSNEAQIALMMNDVVYHAIKGEQAFNKPIELRTLFAMYPHFFHVVTLKDSKVNSMADLKGKKVSVGAPGSGTETMANQVLNALGLSYDQFQVFRLSFTENTEALRDKVIDVGIWSVGPPTSSIMDLATTHQIKLLSFSKEEMAKVYEKYPYYGEMKLEAGTYKGVDEEITAPSVWNSVMVHKNMSEDLAYKIVKAIFENKEEIVQVYSGAKYTTPENSIQNAVAPLHPGAVKYFKEIGLEVPQHLIPPEMK
- a CDS encoding DUF1850 domain-containing protein, which encodes MIKAGKCKVWVLVPSLFLIFALLVPVLVLLGYHMASRPHMLLVREVNSGRELRVGYINQGEKFEIRYMHSVDRLPVYEEFQLINGELVLTGTRFLSFGAGLGYAGEGLLRGEGKWNIIEGMYRRVDSLPLRVGTIADHTLLYRGREIHLGDHFDGQALVRIEVK
- a CDS encoding TRAP transporter permease, which codes for MSDPALSPSGERRKRDFLTPLAITAVSLILTFFHLYTAGVSMLTAWIQRDIHLVLILIIVFLALPARRGGERNRATILDWVLIALALASGSYIVVNYQDIVQRLGAPNTADIVFGIIMIGLILEATRRATGWVLVIIAGTFLLYNFIGPYIPGLLGHKGYSVSRVVSQMYLTTEGIFGVPLGVSASYIFLFIFLTSMLEKLGMGDFLLRLAMALMGRFAGGPAKTAVLASGFMGSISGSAVANVVGTGTFTIPLMKRNGYKPHFAGAVEACASSGGQLMPPIMGAAAFIIAEFLGIPYINVVVAAIIPALLYYLCVLFGVHFEACRLGLTGLPREQLPNAWKVLREGGHFLIPLVVLVYFLAVLQYTPVRSGFYAIIAMFIVSFFNKETRINWSRFKEGAVAAAQNTCTVALACAAAGLVIGSINITGAGLKISSFIVALSAGTLWLALLMTAVVALIMGMGLPTTAAYIVTGTMAAPALIKLGVLPLAAHLFVFYFAIISAITPPVALAAYAAAGIAKDDPMRIGFTACKIGLAAFIVPFMFAYEPTLIAEGDFWHIAWAVLTAIIGVMALAGSTIGFVVRAASVPERAMLLAGSLMTLYPGIYTDIIGLILIALALGANIIKGKKLVGKVSAQSFIP
- a CDS encoding tRNA (adenine(22)-N(1))-methyltransferase, which produces MRLTRRLAAIAAYVPPGAVVADIGTDHALLPIYLVEKGICPKAVATELNAGPYRSARTAVHLQGLDGKIDVRQGDGLRPLLPVEAQVIVLAGLGGNTIRQILAAAPEVLAAVRRLILQPMVDAGDLRLWLVEEGWRLVDETLVEEDGHLYVIVVAEPGLEKVTDPFTLEIGPRLVEKKHPLLPAYLNKLMAEYQRVLKALARSRSPRAKDKSLELSAKLARLKEVLMKCQ
- a CDS encoding Nif3-like dinuclear metal center hexameric protein, whose amino-acid sequence is MSVTGANIAAIIEEMAPLELAEPWDNPGWQLGDPGAPVRRILLCLDVNEAVCREALERDVQLIVAHHPLFFKELKQIRMDRPGGALVAGLIRAGVSVYAAHTNLDRCRGGVNDVLARRLRLQDIQVLSPGKEQYLKLVVFVPLDHVDAVRSAIGAAGAGWIGNYSDCTFGVEGTGTFRPLEGTNPYIGRQGRLEQVREVRLETIVPQRLVERVVRAMLEVHPYEEVAYDLYPLANQVTPSSGLGRMGVLPESLPLEDFVIRVKETLQLPALRWGGEKGRPVKRVALCGGSGGDLWPRALALNADVFVTGDIGYHTARDMLTAGLAFVDAGHFGTERVILPVLQEYLHHACQERGLAVECLLSNAEGDPYFFLS
- the ablA gene encoding lysine 2,3-aminomutase, translating into MNNQLKLWERWQVTEEEWNDWHWHLEHRITTVDELTRFIKLTAGEMKNIAACLKKFRMAITPYYAGLMDPVDHKCPIRLQAVPQPEELQTVPGDMRDPLHEEADSPVPGLTHRYPDRVLLLVTDCCFMYCRHCTRRRLTGQRDRPLPKSHLDRAIAYIQNNPRVRDVVISGGDPLTLTDEQLEYILRKLRAIHHVEIIRIGTRVPVVLPQRITPELCAMLEKYHPLWINTHFNHPREITPQAASACARLAGAGIPLGNQAVLLRGVNDRPDVMLQLVHKLLQIRVRPYYLYQCDLSEGIGHFRTPVSTGIEIIESLRGHTSGLAVPTFVIDAPGGGGKIPLGPNYVLSQGQGKIVLRNFEGNIHVYTEPGWEEKRYAGKGAGVAGLLQGKAVTFQANKESRVAQVKGGT
- the ablB gene encoding putative beta-lysine N-acetyltransferase, whose amino-acid sequence is MGDRMIRHYGPDFGVSARLDQTSERIWVTDYEAGNPAALRSFLKKLALRRGMGKIIFPVKSGDLLKIQGGGFHVEGMIDGYFQGENAYFLAAFLRAERRDSRVLNQEQKVLQEILASKKDWRGSLPPGFTLRQAGGDDIFPMARLFKKVFRSYPTPVYDPFYLACSMKKGDLFMVVYHGDRLASVAAAEIQWEHRRAELTNCATDPAYRGMGLNSLLLLHLEKQCLERNINCLYSLARASSYGMNLVLHRLGYVFRGTLINNCHIDGGFENMNIWVRPVE
- a CDS encoding ABC transporter substrate-binding protein, which codes for MGKNKWLSLLLGFVFALAILAGCSSSGGTEQEPAFTYAMSGQYRPFNYFDENNQLTGFDVEIGRALAEKMGMKPVPIATPWEGLISGLKAKKYDAILGSMTITPERQKQVDFSDPYYVSGPQLFVRGDSYIKGIQDIKSNTPVGVLISSVYDQEARKYTKNIKNYTSDVTALQDLARGRVEAVITDRFVGTIAAREQKLDIKPVGDLLFVENVGIAFRKGDPLREKVNQALEEIKADGTYLAISKKYFGTDISK
- a CDS encoding amino acid ABC transporter permease, producing MDFLHYLVTSIPFFIRAAAVTVELTATALAMGMVIGLVFALMKISGRRFWRYIADTYITVIRGTPLIVQLFAIYFGLATIVDFGSFWSAAIALAVHNGAYIAEIFRGGIQSIDRGQMEAARSLGMSYGLAMRRVILPQAFKRVVPPLGNQFIIGLKDSSLAAFVTMKELFGVSMQLASTHFAELQFYTIAGLYYLALVVLFTFLVNRLERRLKVES
- a CDS encoding amino acid ABC transporter ATP-binding protein — encoded protein: MVKVRNLNKWFGRLHALKDVNLEVREGEVAVLIGASGSGKSTLLRCLNFLERPEQGQVIFDGKVIDPRQDDLNLLRREVGMVFQHFNLFPHMSVLENIIEAPVMVKKVPRGKAIEEALALLHKVGLADKVDAYPCQLSGGQQQRVAIARALAMHPRLMLFDEPTSALDPELVGEVLAVMKQLAREGMTMVVVTHEMGFAREVADRVIFMDEGRIVEEGEPAQIFSRPQKSRTRDFLSRVL